One Methanobacterium sp. genomic region harbors:
- a CDS encoding NAD-dependent malic enzyme: MEKNRIKYIETDLKGIQLLRSAQLNKGTAFSDTERKKFFLKGLLPPVIETIEDQMQRAYHQYSLQTDDLQKNIFLNNLYNTNETLFFRLISEYIEEMMPIIYTPTAGLAIQHYSSEFRTPRGIYISYPDQNNIDEILNNLSNDIDLIVLTDSEQILGIGDQGANGIGISVAKIVIYTLCAGINPKKMLPVMIDVGTNNPQLLRDPLYIGWRHSRIQGEAYDQFVSKVITAVKQKFPDVFLQWEDFGKTKARCNLDQYQDKICTFNDDIQGTGAVAMAAILNASKLTHIQLSDHRVLIFGAGTAGCGIADRICEWMIKEGLSSQEARSRFWLMDSQGLITNDRENLDYFKASYARPQEESQNWDKKSKITSLLDVVCNVKPTILIGTSAVNNAFDIEVIKAMASGVEYPIIFPLSNPPIMAEATPENILRWTDGNAIVATGSPYPDVILNGKSISVAQCNNALIFPGLGLGIICAQAKRVTSGMIDAAVKELSNSVNLQDDHHSRLLPEVSRLQEVSRNIAVAVVKKAIVEGTARINPNEDIMELVNENIWKPVYVPYH; this comes from the coding sequence ATGGAAAAAAATCGAATCAAATACATTGAAACTGATCTTAAAGGTATTCAACTCCTAAGATCAGCCCAATTAAATAAGGGCACTGCTTTTAGTGATACAGAACGAAAAAAATTTTTCTTAAAGGGCCTGCTGCCGCCTGTTATAGAAACTATAGAGGATCAGATGCAAAGAGCCTATCATCAATATTCTTTGCAGACAGATGACCTTCAGAAGAATATATTTTTGAATAATCTTTACAATACCAATGAAACCCTCTTTTTCAGGCTTATATCAGAGTATATTGAAGAGATGATGCCTATAATTTACACGCCAACTGCAGGGCTGGCTATCCAGCACTACAGCAGCGAATTTAGAACACCCCGCGGTATTTATATTTCATATCCTGATCAGAACAATATTGACGAGATCCTGAATAACCTAAGCAACGATATTGATCTGATAGTTCTAACTGATTCTGAACAAATACTTGGAATAGGCGACCAGGGAGCCAATGGCATCGGAATTTCAGTAGCTAAAATTGTAATTTACACCCTATGTGCAGGGATTAATCCCAAAAAAATGCTTCCAGTGATGATTGATGTTGGAACCAATAATCCCCAGTTACTTCGTGACCCTCTTTATATAGGCTGGCGTCATTCCAGGATCCAGGGAGAAGCATATGATCAGTTTGTAAGTAAAGTAATAACAGCCGTCAAACAAAAATTTCCAGATGTGTTTCTTCAATGGGAAGATTTCGGAAAGACAAAAGCTCGATGTAATCTGGATCAATATCAGGATAAAATATGCACATTTAACGATGACATACAGGGTACTGGCGCCGTTGCCATGGCAGCTATCCTCAATGCTTCAAAATTAACCCATATCCAACTATCAGATCACAGAGTATTGATTTTCGGTGCTGGAACAGCTGGCTGCGGTATTGCAGACAGGATCTGCGAATGGATGATAAAAGAAGGGCTGAGTTCTCAAGAAGCCCGTTCAAGGTTCTGGCTTATGGACAGTCAGGGGCTTATAACAAATGATAGAGAAAATCTAGATTATTTCAAAGCTTCATATGCCAGACCACAGGAAGAATCTCAAAACTGGGATAAAAAGAGCAAAATTACATCTCTTTTGGATGTAGTTTGCAATGTAAAGCCCACCATCCTTATTGGTACCAGTGCAGTGAATAACGCCTTTGATATAGAAGTAATTAAAGCCATGGCTTCTGGTGTGGAATATCCCATCATTTTCCCGCTTTCCAACCCCCCCATAATGGCAGAAGCAACTCCTGAAAATATACTCCGCTGGACAGATGGGAATGCCATTGTAGCCACAGGAAGTCCTTACCCTGATGTTATATTAAATGGTAAGTCCATATCAGTGGCCCAATGTAATAATGCATTGATATTCCCAGGGCTAGGCCTAGGAATAATATGTGCTCAGGCAAAAAGAGTGACATCAGGAATGATTGATGCTGCGGTTAAAGAACTGAGCAATTCTGTTAACCTGCAAGATGATCACCACTCCAGATTACTTCCTGAAGTCTCAAGACTGCAGGAAGTGAGCAGAAATATCGCAGTAGCAGTGGTTAAGAAAGCTATTGTGGAGGGAACTGCCAGAATCAACCCAAATGAGGATATTATGGAATTGGTTAATGAAAACATCTGGAAGCCCGTCTATGTTCCCTATCATTAA
- a CDS encoding DNA-3-methyladenine glycosylase I yields the protein MKIRCPWAEKDPLLIKYHDQEWGSPVHEDNLLFEFLVLEGAQAGLSWVTVLKKRENYREAFDNFDPAKISRYNEEKIEGLMNNSGIIRNRRKILSAVTNAKAVLKIQEEFSSFDSYIWQFVGRKPIQSKWKHAEDLPTFTAQSENMSKDLKKRGFKFVGPTICYAFMQAVGMVNDHVVDCFRYSEIKNRI from the coding sequence ATGAAAATCCGCTGCCCATGGGCTGAAAAAGACCCTTTACTTATAAAATATCATGACCAGGAATGGGGTAGTCCAGTCCATGAGGATAATCTTCTTTTTGAGTTCCTGGTATTAGAAGGAGCACAAGCTGGTTTAAGCTGGGTTACAGTCCTTAAAAAACGGGAAAATTATCGTGAAGCATTTGACAATTTCGATCCTGCTAAAATTTCCCGTTACAACGAGGAAAAAATCGAGGGACTAATGAATAATTCCGGCATAATACGCAACCGCCGTAAGATTTTATCTGCGGTCACTAATGCAAAAGCTGTTTTAAAGATCCAAGAAGAGTTTAGCTCATTTGACTCTTATATCTGGCAGTTTGTAGGCAGAAAACCGATCCAAAGTAAATGGAAACATGCCGAAGATTTACCCACATTTACCGCCCAATCTGAAAATATGAGCAAAGATTTGAAAAAAAGAGGTTTCAAATTTGTGGGGCCTACCATTTGCTACGCGTTCATGCAGGCCGTGGGAATGGTTAATGACCATGTTGTAGATTGTTTCAGGTACTCAGAAATTAAAAATAGAATTTAA
- a CDS encoding TMEM175 family protein, whose translation MEYRDSDLFMPTSRIETLVDGIFAIAMTILVLNLAVPSINGPVTSASFQSAVYSIWPDVLSFVLSFVLLGVFWNIHHRTFHQIEKVDKILLWINMIWLLFIVLVPFSNTLTGGDYGQFPLAHFIFNLNMLGIAVFLSLNWFYAVRRGLIHKKVDPVRISIYKWVYMSFILITLLAMGLSFIIPHWSSIVYILIIPTEYLIERQMKS comes from the coding sequence ATGGAATATAGAGATTCTGATTTATTTATGCCAACTAGTCGGATTGAAACATTAGTAGATGGGATATTTGCCATTGCAATGACTATACTGGTTTTAAATTTGGCTGTTCCTTCTATTAACGGCCCGGTAACTAGTGCTTCCTTCCAAAGCGCTGTTTATTCTATATGGCCTGATGTTTTATCATTTGTCCTTAGTTTTGTCCTTTTAGGTGTGTTCTGGAACATACACCATCGTACTTTTCACCAGATAGAAAAGGTGGATAAAATTCTGCTCTGGATAAATATGATATGGCTGCTTTTCATCGTTCTTGTCCCATTTTCTAACACTTTAACTGGGGGAGATTACGGTCAATTTCCGCTGGCTCACTTCATTTTCAATTTAAACATGCTGGGAATTGCAGTATTTCTTTCTTTAAACTGGTTTTATGCTGTTAGAAGGGGGTTGATCCATAAAAAAGTAGATCCTGTCAGAATATCTATCTATAAATGGGTTTACATGTCATTTATACTCATTACTCTGCTAGCTATGGGGCTCTCTTTTATAATCCCTCATTGGAGTTCTATTGTGTATATCCTGATAATTCCCACAGAATATTTGATAGAAAGACAAATGAAGAGTTAG